GAAGAGCCGATCGGCGATGTAGCGCGTGTACGCGAGCTGGATGATGCCGGTGAGGATCAGCGAAGCCATGAACAGGTTCGTGATCGACACCTGGAACTGCACCACCGCCACCGGCGGCTGCACCGTCGTAGCGCTGTAGATACCGACCAGCAGGATGCCGATGATCGACAGTATCCACGGCCCCGAGCTGACCACGCCCGAGTAGCCGTACGCCTGGAAGATGCCCCAGTAAGTATCTTTCTGGAGGAGCTTCCGGAACTCGAACCCTATGCCCGCCATGCGTGTTCCTCGTAGACCGAGCGGTAGCGCTCGAACATCTGTTCCTGCCTGTAGTAGGTCTCGACCCGCCGCACCGCCGCGTCACTCGCGGTCTGCCACTTCTGCTTGTCGGTGAGCAGCTCGAGCGCCGCGCTCGCGAGCGACTGCGGATCGGCGATGCCGACGATCGAGCCCGCGGCGCCGATCGCCTGGTCTTCGGCGTCGAGACCGTAGACGAGCTGGCGGCACGCGCCGACGTCGGTCGCGACCGCCGGCACGCCCGCGGCGAAGCCTTCTAGCAGCACGAGCGGCAGCGCTTCGGAGATCGAGGAGAGCGCCACGCAGCCGATCTGCGGCAGCACGTCGGTCATCGACTGGAAGCCGAGAAACTTCACCTTGTCCTGCAGGCCCAGCCCGATCGCGAGGTTGTGGCATTCCTGCGCGTATTCGGGATCCTCGTCCTCCGGTCCGATGATCCAGCCTTCGGCTTCGGGGAGACGGTTGATCACGGTGCGCATCGCGCGCACGAACGTCATCACGTCCTTGATCGGCACCACGCGGCCGATCAGCGCGAGCACCGGCGGCGTTCTCGCCGGACGTTGCGAGCGCAGCGGCCCGTAGCGCGCGACGTCGATGCCGTTCGGGATGTTGGTGGTGCGCGCAGCGTCGGCGCCGTCCTCGATCTGCCGGCGGCGATTGCCTTCGAACAGCGCGATGATCGAGTCCGACGCGTCGTAACAGATCTTGCCGATGCCTTCGAAGAAGCGCATCCACATCTGGCGGAAGTAGGCGATCTCCGTCGGGTCGCGCTGGAAGATCACGCGGTTGTCCGGGATCCAGTGCGCGTTGAAGAGGTCGATCCGCCGTTCCTTGGTGTAAATGCCGTGCTCGGACAGGATGAGCGGCTTGCCGGTGCGGTATTTGAGCAGCGCGCCCAGCAGGCCCGCGTAACCGGTCGACACGGTGTGATACGCCTTGCACGGGATCAGGTTCTTGGCGATGTCCGCCAGCACCCAGATCGGCGCGTGCATGGTGCGCACGGTCCAGAAGTAATCGACGAACGACGGGTCCGACGAGAACTCGCGGTACTGCGCCGAGATGAATTCCCACGAGCGATGGCTGTAGAGGAAGTCCTCGTTGTTGAGGCGCCCGCCCGCGAGCTCCGGCGCGAGCTGCTTGAAGAGCTCGCGCCCTTCGGCGTGCGCGTGCGGCGCGCGGAAGTAGCGGTGCATCTCTTCGACCACAGCGAAGGTCGCCGGATCGCCTTCGATCTTCTCGATCTCGGGCGCGGCGCGCTTGGCGTAGAGGTAGTGGCGCTCGAAGTGCACCACGTTCTGCGGCAGCTCGTATTTCTGCTCGCCGTATTCCTCTTCGAGGCTGCCGACGAACACGACCGCGAAGCGCACGTCCGGGAAGCCGCGGATCATCTGGTTGACCCAGCTCGACACGCCGCCG
The DNA window shown above is from Burkholderiales bacterium and carries:
- the pelF gene encoding GT4 family glycosyltransferase PelF, yielding MKFRKDKDKKREPLPGERQASEADIGLLLEGTFPYVAGGVSSWVNQMIRGFPDVRFAVVFVGSLEEEYGEQKYELPQNVVHFERHYLYAKRAAPEIEKIEGDPATFAVVEEMHRYFRAPHAHAEGRELFKQLAPELAGGRLNNEDFLYSHRSWEFISAQYREFSSDPSFVDYFWTVRTMHAPIWVLADIAKNLIPCKAYHTVSTGYAGLLGALLKYRTGKPLILSEHGIYTKERRIDLFNAHWIPDNRVIFQRDPTEIAYFRQMWMRFFEGIGKICYDASDSIIALFEGNRRRQIEDGADAARTTNIPNGIDVARYGPLRSQRPARTPPVLALIGRVVPIKDVMTFVRAMRTVINRLPEAEGWIIGPEDEDPEYAQECHNLAIGLGLQDKVKFLGFQSMTDVLPQIGCVALSSISEALPLVLLEGFAAGVPAVATDVGACRQLVYGLDAEDQAIGAAGSIVGIADPQSLASAALELLTDKQKWQTASDAAVRRVETYYRQEQMFERYRSVYEEHAWRA